In Trichlorobacter lovleyi, the DNA window TGAGGTCACTCGTAAGGACTTTTCCGATTTTACCCTGCCCTTTTTGCAAGAACGTAACGAGATCAAAGCCCTTTCCTGGAATCCCCGTATAACTAATCAGCAGCGGAAACACTTTGAAGATCAAGAGGGTAGCGAACAACAGCGTGAGCAGTTCGCTATCACTGAGCGAGATAGTAAAGGCGGCTTGATTGCAGCAGCTGTTCGTGACGCCTACTATCCGATCCACTATATTGAACCACTGGCTGATAACCGTAAGGCGCTCGGCTTTGATGTGGGGTCGCACCCGGTGCGGCTGGCTGCTCTGGGGCAGGCGCGGGATACCGGCAAGCCAACCGCCACGGAACGGATCATGCTGGTGCAGGATGGCCAACCCAGATACAGCGTGCTGGTCTTCAACCCGCTCTATGCCGCGGGGATGCCGGTTACCACAGTGGCAGAGCGGCGGCAGGCATTGCAGGGATTTACCGTAGTGGTACTGAACATGGAAAAACTGCTTACTGCAGCGCTGGGAAAGACGGCATCAATCGGCCTTCCCTTTGATCTGCTTGACCTTTCAGCCCCTAAAGAACGTCAGTTGCTCCACCATTGGTCAGCACGCCTGAATGGGAATGCTGCATGGTTTTCCAGCCTGATTCCCGATCTCCCTGCCACCACCAGAAAATTTGCTTTTTGCGGACGGGAATGGGCGCTGGTTATGGCCCCCAATCAGTCATATCTGGCCCGTAACTATCCGCTGGCTTACTGGCTGCTGTTGCCGGCAGGCTTCCTGTTAAGTATCCTGCTGGGGGCCTACTTCCGCATTCTGACCACGCAGCGACAGGCGCTTGAGGAACAGGTGCTGAAGCGGACTAGCGAGCTGCGCACAAGCGAGGCACGTCTGAAGGAGTTGAACAACAACCTGGAAGAACGGGTTTCAGAGCGCACCAACCAGCTTGAGGCTGCCATGCAGGCCCTCTCGGTTTCCAAGGAGCAGGCAGAAACTGCCAACCGGGCCAAGAGTATTTTCCTTGCCAACATGAGCCATGAGATCCGTACTCCGCTCAACGCGGTGCTGGGATTCAGTCAGATTGTGATGCGTGATCCGGCGCTCTCGCCGGATCACCGCCATAATCTGCAGATTGTCAACCGTTCGGGAGAGCAGCTTCTGGCCCTGGTCAATGATGTGATTGATGTGGCCAAGATCGAGGCAGGCCGGGTTGCCCTGGAAAAAACCGTTTTTGACCTGCCGGCCTTGCTTGATCAGCTACTGGAGCAGTTCCGCCCCAAGGCGCATGCTGTATCATTACAGCTGATGCATGAGTCGCTTGGTGATATGCCGCGCTATATAACTGCTGATGCGGAAAAGCTCCGCCATATCCTGACCAACCTGCTTGATAACGCCCTGAAGTTTACCCAGGAAGGGGGCGTTTCTCTGCGTAGCCGTGTCTGTTGCCGTGAAGGCCAGGACTGGTTGGAGATTGAGGTGCAGGATAGCGGGCAAGGCATCAGCCCTGAAGACCGTGAGCGGATCTTTAATGCCTTTGAACAGGCGGAGGCGGGTCGAATACATCAAGGCGGCACCGGACTGGGGCTGACCATCAGCCGGGACTATGCCCGTCTGATGGGAGGAGATCTGAGTGTCACCAGCAGTCCTGGACATGGTTCCTGTTTTCATCTGGTCGTACCGGTCATACCGGTCAGCGGAGAACCGGATCTGCAGCAGCAGGAACGGCCGAACCGGATCAAACGGCTAAGGCCGGGACAGCCTCCCTGCAGGATACTGGTAGTTGATGACCGCGACACCAACCGGGAAATCCTGGTCAAGATGCTTGCGCCGCTGGGCTGTACCATGCTTGAGGCAGTGAATGGTCAGGCCGGTCTGGAGGGGTTTATTACCCACAAGCCGCATCTGGTGCTGATGGATGTGGTCATGCCGGTCATGGATGGCCGGGAAGCCATCCGTCGGATCCGTGCGCTGCCTGATGGGAAAAAGGTGCCGATTATTGCCGTCTCGGCCAGCGTGTTCGAGGATCAGCTGCAGGAGGTGATGGAGGCGGGTGCCAGTGCGTTTTTGCGTAAGCCGTTACGTGAGGAGGAGTTGTACGCAAAGCTGCTCTCCCTGCTGCCGTTTGAGTTTGAGTATGTCGATGAACGGGGCGCTGGGGATGAGGCTGCTGCAGCAAGCCCGGCAGAGCTTGATCATGAGCTGGCCCAGTTGCCGCAGGAACTCTGCAGCCGGTTGATTGCCGCCGCCAGAGGCTTGGATAAGACCGGACTGCAGGAGGTGATTATGCTGTTTGCTGCTACGGCGCCAGGTCTTGCGGAACAGCTGCGATCCCTGGCTGACAGCTATCGCTTTGACCTGATTGAAGAGCTTGTCGCGCAGCGGATAAACGTTGAGGACAATGCAGGAGGACAGCATGACTGAACAGAAAGGAACTGTTCTGATTGTGGATGATACCCCGGCCAACCTGCAGCTGCTCGAATCAATCCTGCATGCGCAGGGCTATGCGGTACGGGCAGCCATCAGCGGCCCGATGGCGCTTAAGGCGATACGGATTCAGAGCCCTGATCTGATCCTGCTGGATATCAATATGCCGGAGATGAACGGCTTTGAAGTCTGCCGCGCCCTGAAGGCTGATCCGCAATTTGTGGGTATTCCGGTGATTTTTGTGTCGGCTGCGGTGGATACGGCAGACAAGCTGCGTGCCTTTGAAGAGGGTGGGGTGGATTATGTCACCAAACCGTTCCAGCCGCTGGAGGTGCTGGCCAGGGTGGCCACCCACCTGGAGTTGAAGCGACACAGGAACCATCTGGAAGAGCTGGTGCAGGACAGGACCCGTGAGCTGTTGCTGACCCAGGATGCGGTTATCTACGGGCTCGGCATCCTGGCTGAATACCGGGATCCTGAAACCGGTCTGCATATCAAACGGACGCAGCTGTATGTGAAGCTGCTGGCCGAGCAGTTGCGGCATCATGCCAGCTTTCAGGGCTATTTTGACGATACCACGATCCGTCTGTTGTACCATTCTGCACCGTTGCACGACATCGGCAAGGTCGGGGTGCCGGATCATATCCTGCTCAAACCGGGCAAGCTGACCGAGGCTGAGTTTGAACAGATGAAGCAGCATGCCGTGTACGGTCGGGAGGTGATCGATCGGATTGCGGCCGGCATGCATGACGATTCTGCTGCGTCGTTTCTCCGGCTGGCCGGTGACTGTGCCTACAGCCACCATGAGTGCTGGAACGGTACAGGCTACAACGGGCTGAGCGGTGATGCCATACCGGTTGCCGGCCGTTTGATGGCATTGGCTGATATCTATGATGCCTTGACCAGCAAGCGGGTCTACAAACCGGCCTTCAGTCATGAGCGTACCGTTGAGATTATCACTGAAGGGGATGGACGGACCGTGCCGGAACAGTTTGACCCGGCGGTACTGCAGGCCTTCATGGATCTGCAGGGCAGCTTTAAGCAGATATCCAACGCCTACCGGGATGAGGACACTGCATCTCATCTGTCCCGGTCTGCGGCTTCCGGTCTGCTATCGGAAACAGATAAGAACGGAGCCTGCCATGCCTGAAAACAGAGGGACTATTCTGGTGGTGGATGACACTCCGGCCAACCTGCAGCTGCTGGAGTCGATTCTGCAGGAAAAGGGGTATCAGGTCCGGGCTGCCATCAGCGGCCAGATGGCGCTCAAGGCAGTCAGGCATCAACCTCCCGATATCATTCTGCTGGATATCAATATGCCGGAGATGAACGGTTTTGAGGTCTGTCGTGCCTTGAAGGGCGATCAGCAACACGCCGGTATTCCGGTGATTTTCGTGTCGGCAGCAGTGGACACGGCAGACAAATTGCACGCCTTTGAAGAGGGTGGGGTGGACTATGTTACCAAGCCGTTCCAGCCGCTTGAGGTGCTGGCGCGGGTGGAGACCCATCTTGCGCTGGCCAGGGCAAAAATAACTCTGGAACGGCAAAACAGTGCTTTGGAACAGGCATTGCTGGAGCGGACACGGATGCAGGAACAGCTGCTTGAGGCCAAGGAACGGGCCGAGGCAGCGGACCGGATCAAGTCTGCCTTTCTGGCCACCATGTCCCATGAGCTGCGTACCCCGCTGAACTCCATCATCGGCTTTACCGGTCTGCTGCTGCAGGAACTGGCGGGTCCGCTTAATGCCGAACAGGCCAAGCAGCTGGGCATGGTCAAGAACAGTGCCCAGCATCTGCTCTCTCTGATCAGTGATGTGCTGGATATCTCCAAGATTGAGGCCGGCCAGTTAACGGTGGTGGCAGAGCCGTTCAATCTGACGGAGGTAATCAGGAGTGTGGTCCAGACCGTTCGCCCCCTGGCTGAGAAAAAGGGGCTGCAGCTGGCGCTGGAACTGGCTGATGATCCGGTCAGCATAACCGGAGATCAGCGCAGGGTGGAACAGGTACTTTTGAATCTGCTGTCCAATGCGGTCAAGTTTACGGAACAGGGGACGGTCAAAGTGACCTCTGTTCGAGAGGGAAACAGCTGTCTGACTACGGTAACCGACACCGGTATCGGTATTCAACCCGAGGATCTGCCTGCTCTGTTCAGGCCGTTTCATCAGATTGATACCGGTCTGAGCCGAAGATACGAGGGCACCGGGCTGGGGCTTTCCATTTGCAAAAAACTGGTTGAACTGATGGGGGGCACCATCCTGGTGGAAAGCATACCGGGGGCAGGTAGTTGTTTCGGCTTTACACTTCCGGTTGAAGGGGCTGCTGCATGAGCAGGAAAATACTGTACATAGAAGATAATGAGCAGAACCTGTATCTGGTCAGCTTTCTGCTTGAAAAACATGGCTATCAGGTCTGTTCGGCCACGGACGGGCCGCAGGGGATTGCCATGGCAGCCGCAGAAAGACCTGACCTGATCCTGCTGGATATCCAGCTGCCCAAGATGGATGGCCACAGCGTGGCCCGTGCTCTGCGCAGCAACCCGGATCTTGCGGCCATCCCGATTGTGGCGGTTACCTCCTATGCCATGGCCGGTGATCGGGAAAAGGCACTGGAGGCCGGCTGTAGCGGTTACATTGAAAAACCGATCAATCCTGACACCTTTCGACAACAGGTGGAGCAACATCTTCCGCAGCAAGGAGTAACCGAATGAGACGGGCACTGATTGCAGATGACCATAGTGATAACCTCTATTTCCTTGAGGTACTGCTGAAGGGAAACGGTTTTGATACGGTGGATACCGCTGAAAACGGGGGGCAGGCCCTGGAGATGGCCCGGAAAAATCGGCCCGATCTGGTTATCAGTGATATTCTGATGCCGGTCATGGATGGTTATGCCCTCTGCCGTGAGCTGAAGGCTGATCCGTACCTGAAAGAGGTGCCGTTTATTTTCTACACCGCCACCTTTACCACTGCAAAAGATGAGGCCCTGGCCTTGAGTCTGGGGGCGGACAGGTTCATATTCAAGCCCCAGGAACCTGATACCCTGATACAGACCATCCGGCAGGTACTGTCCGAGTCACGCCCGGTGGTTGATATACCGGCAGCTGAGAAAACTATCCTCAAGGAGTACAATGAGGCGTTATTCCGCAAGCTGGAAAAAAAGATGGCGGACCTTGAACAGGCCAACCGGGATTTGCAGCAAAGGGAGCAGGAACTGCTGGCTGCCCGTGAAGCGGCCGACTGTGCCAACCGGGCCAAAATGAGGTTTCTGCGCACCATGAGTCATGAACTGCGTACTCCCCTGAATATTATTCTGGGCGCTTTGCAGCTGAGTGAACTGGATCAGGCCTACGATGCCCGGATGACAGCCGAGGCCAAGACGGCGCTTTTTTCGATGCTGGACATGATTGACAATATCCTGGAAGCATCCCGGCTTGAGTCGCCGGGAGCGAATTTCGTTCAGGAACCGCTTCAGCTGGAGCAACTGGCGACCACGGTGAGCAGGCTGTTTTCAAATGCGGCGCAGAGCAAGGGGCTGGCCTTGCGGTTATCCCTTGCCGATGACCTGCAGCGCCGGATCGTTGCCGATGGGGTACATCTTCAGCAGATCCTGGTGCATCTGGTGAGTAATGCCATCAAATTTACGGAACATGGCAGTGTTGAGGTCCGCCTGAAGCAGGAGACCGGAACATCAGCGGACCAACCGCTGCTCAAGATTGAGGTGCAGGATACCGGTATCGGCATTGAGCCGGATCAACAGCAACGGATCTTTGACCTGTTTACCCAGCTTGACGATTCCGACAGCCGTCCTTACGGCGGTATCGGCCTGGGGCTGACGCTGACCAAGCGGTTGGTTGAACTGATGGGGGGAACCATCAATCTGCAGAGTAGTGTTGGAGCCGGTACAACGATTACGGTACGGCTTCCGATGGCTCAACTGCCGTGATCCGGACGGGCCGGGATTTCTGGCTGACCTTGCATCGCAGAAACCGTTTTCCCTGTTGCTTACTTGCTGTATGTTCAAGCAGTGCTATAGTCTCTGCACGCCTGTTCTGCAGCATGTCTTGGTGTGATGATTATGTGCCTTGCCTGAAAAGAATCACGGTGCTCAATGTCCTACTCACAACTCTTTAGAACCACTGCCTCTGCCTCCAGACCGGCCGATGACACCCTGGAACTGGAACCCCAACAGCAGCGTCAGGAGTCATTTAGCCTGCTGTTTGTGGATGACGAAGACGGGGTGTTGAATGCCCTGCGCCGGATCTTCATGGATGAGAACTACACGATCCTGACAGCCACTAGCGGTGACAAGGCGATCAGGATACTGGAGGAGCGGCAGGTCCACCTGCTGATCACAGACCACCGCATGCCCGGTATGAACGGGGCAGAGCTGTTGAAGCTGGTACGGGAACGCTGGCCGGAGACAATCCGGATCATGCTGACCGGCTATGCCGATGTCAACTCCATCATGGGGGCGGTCAAAGAGGGGGCGGTCTACAAATTCATTACCAAGCCCTGGAACGATGAAGACCTGCGGCTGACTGTGTCACTGGCATTGCAGCAGTACCTGCTGATGCATGAGAACCGCCACCTGAAGGAACTGGCCCGCCAGCAGCAGAGCAAAATCAAGAACTACGCCGGGCTGTTTGAAGAGAATCGGGGCATGCTGGGTGATATCCTGGTCAAGTGCGGCCTGATTGGTCAGGAGGAGCTGGCCCTGGCCAATAAACAGCAGGAACAGGGGGAGTTCCTGGGTGATACCCTGATCAGGCTGAAGCTCGTGACCGAGAATCACCTGGTTGCAGCGCTGCAGAAGTCGCTGGGGGTGGAGTATCTGGATCTGAGGGAACTGACGATTCCGGCCAATGTGGCGCGTTGTCTACCGCGGGAACTGTGTGAGCAGAGCCGTCTGATACCGGTCAAACTGGATGGCAGCCAGTTGACGATTGCTATGGCGGATCCGTCCGATATCCTTAAATGCGATAATATTTCGCGGGTTACCGGACTGAAGGTGATCAGTGTACTGGCTTCTTCCAGCCAGGTCGGTGAGCGTTTGCGGCAGGTCTGGGATACTGGTGATCTGGCACTAGATGAATTCAATGATCTGGAACCGCTGGACGAGATTGATATCATTCTGGATGAAGAAGAAAAAGAGGCATCGGTCGAGGAGTTGATCGGCTCATCCAAGGTGCCTCCGGTCATCAGAATTGTGAATGCAATCATGTCCGAGGCGATCCGGTATGGTGCCAGTGATATCCATATTGAGGCCAAGACCAAATATTCAGTCATACGGTACCGGATTGACGGCATGCTGCATGCCAAGATCAGGATCCCGGCCGACCTGCACGCTGCCGTTATTTCGCGGATCAAGATACTGGCCAAGATGGATATTGCCGAGCGCAGACGTCCGCAGGATGGCAGGATTACGGTTAAGGCCGGAACCAGGATCGTTGACCTGCGGGTTTCGTCACTGCCCACCATCAATGGCGAGAAGGTTGTGATGCGGATTCTGGACAAAAGTTCCGCCATCAAACGGATGGAAGAACTGGGGGTTCTGGCGGATGACCTGAACAAGATTACGATCATCAGCAAAAAACCGCAGGGGGTGATTATCGCCACCGGTCCGACCGGCAGTGGCAAGACCACCATGCTCTATTCTCTGCTGGCCGCCATGATGAATCCCAGCAAGAACTTTGAGACCATTGAAGAGCCGGTGGAGTATTATCTGGAAGAGGCCAACCAGGTCTCGATTCATGAAAAAATCGGGCTTTCCTTTGCCCAGGTCTTACGGGCCACCCTGCGACAGGACCCGGATGTGATTCTGGTAGGGGAGATGCGCGATTTCGATACCGCCGATACCGCCTTCAAGGCTGCCTTAACCGGTCATATGGTGCTCTCAACCCTGCACACCAACAGTGCCATTGCCTCCATCACCCGCCTGATAGATATGGGTATCAAACCCTATATCCTGGCCTCTGCCCTGGAGGGTATCATTGCCCAGCGACTGGTGCGGCGGATCTGTGAAAACTGCCGGGAAGAGACCGCTCCTGACCCGGAGCAGTCTGCGCTGCTGCGGGTTCCGGAAGGCCTTTTTAATGGCACAACCTTCCGTGGCGCAGGGTGCGTCCGCTGCAACAACACCGGCTATAAAGGCCGCCTGGGAATCTATGAGATCTTTCTGATGAGTGATGAGTATCGCCAGCTGATCGGCACCAGTTACAAGGAGTCGGAGATCCAGGCCATCGCCCGTGTCAACGGCATGCGCAGCCTGCTGGAGGATGGCCTGGAAAAGGTCCGCCAGGGCCTGACCACCATGGAAGAGATCCTGCGGGTGGTGGGACCGGCTGTGCGGATGGAGCGACAGTGCGATCATTGCGGCAAGCTGATGGAATCACGGCACCTGTTCTGTCCCCATTGTGGCGCGTTCCGGCAGAATTGCTGCAAATCATGTCATCAGTCTCTTGAGGATGAATGGCTGATCTGCCCGGCTTGCGGTACGGCACGTTGAACATGAAAAAGGAGTCTCTATGAACAATCCGATCCTGCTGGTTGACGATGAAGTCAATGTGTTATCGGCACTGACCCGTGCCCTTTTTGATGAGCCGTATCAGGTAACCTGTGCCAAAAGTGGTGAAGAGGCCTTGACATTGATCGCTACCACGCCGTTTAAAGTGGTGATCTCCGACGAACGCATGATCGGCATGCAGGGCAGTGAGCTGCTGGCAATCCTGAAAGAACGCTACCCCCATACGCTTAGAATTCTGCTGACCGGACATGCCACCCTTGAGGCGGCCCTGAAGGCGGTTAACCAGGGTGAAATCTATCGCTTTTTTACCAAGCCCTGGAATGACACCGATCTGAAATTTGCCATCCGGTCAGCCATAGAACGTTATGACCTTGAGGCAGAAAACCGGCGTTTGCTGGCAACCGTAAAAAATCAGGCCATGGAGATCAAGGTGCTTGAAAAACGCTACCCCGGTATCAGCCGGGTTGAGAAAGACAACCTGGGCAGTTTTGTGCTGCCGGATCTTTCTGAAGCGGAAATCAGGATGATGATGGCAGAGTGTGAAAAGGAAGTCGGTTGAAGATAAAAAAGTCTTGACCTGGACTCCCGATTGATTTATATAGTCAAGACTTTTCGCGGTACGAAAATACTGCATGAAAAGTACCCTGTTTGATTGGTTGTGTGGGGCTGTAGCTCAGCTGGGAGAGCGCTTGACTGGCAGTCAAGAGGTCGACAGTTCGATCCTGTTCAGCTCCACCATAATTGTAAAAGCCGGCTCTTGCCGGCTTTTGACATAGAGCTGTGGTGGCCATGGTGAAGCGGTTAACACTTACGACTGTGACTCGTACATACGAGGGTTCGATCCCCTCTGGCCACCCCAAAAAACATAACCTGCTGTAAGCCTGCAGGTTGCTATACCTAATGAGGTTTTTCCGATTTGTTGCCATGTCCGGTACGAACGGTGGAACCTCATTTTGCATTTTTGGACTCTGACTATTCAGCTCAACCTTCCTTTGACCATCAACAATCTTCCCCTCTGATACCTGCGAACTCAACTGGCACTGCAAACGACATGAGCTGCCTTTGTATATCGTTTGTAGGTGGACCTATAGATTGTAAATAAATTACATGTAGTTATGGTGTATCTGTACGTTTTTAATCCTTATTTGTTGAATTGTTAAATTTTGTTCGGACGCTAAAATGCAAATTATTTGCTTGATTGTCACATAATTTATGCGGTAATTTGTCCGCATGAAAGTCATATGCTCCTGTTATGGATATAGAGAAAGTGAAATTTTCCAGGAAATTCTTGATACAGGAATCTCAAGTATTCTAATCAATATTGAGACGGCCTACAATCTGGGGCTATGCAGTTGTAAAACGAATAATCCAAGCAAACAGTGCTGTTTACCAGAAGTGCGGTTGATTGCTGAAAATGCGATGATTGAACGTTTGGAAATAATCAAAACAGCTATACTTACGCTGGAGCTGCATGGTGTAAATATCGAAAGATTAAGCCAGAAAGCTAAAGAATTGTTTGATTTTTAGGGCCGTAGTTTTGCTTCCGGCAGCTTTATATGGTGTCCTCATCCTTCCTGCCCTATGGTTGGCGATCATTTTTCATCCCGTGTTATATCGCATCCGTACTCTGTTGTGCGGCCTTACAGTCCGGCAGGTAAAAGTCGGTTGCAGCGTGGCTGCTTTCCTGATCAGATTTTCAGTTGGGGTTGCTTGACAGTCTGATGTCTTGTTGTATTCTAATTTAGTTAGAAGCAGTGCCGATATCCGTCAGGAGACACAATGGCAGTCCACTCGATAACCGGCGATAGTTCTTCACTGGTTGAATTGCGCGAAATTTCAATTCTCTTTGCTGAAGACGACACCAGTGTCCGTACCCATATCTCGCGGATGCTGACGCCGGTCTGCGGTGAGTTATATACAGCAGAAAACGGTCGCGTTGCCCTTGATCTGTTTAGAAGAAAAATGCCGGATCTGGTCCTGACTGATATTACCATGCCGGCCATGACCGGCCTTGACTTGGCCCGTCAGATAAAGTTGGAACGTCCGGCAGTGCCGGTTATCATAATTTCATCCCATGACGACTCTGAACACCTGCTGCAGGCTATTAATCTCCATCTTGACGGCTACCTGACAAAACCTCTCAATGTTCAACAACTGTTTGCCAATCTGCAGCAACAGGCAATGCTGCTGCGTGCCCGTCGCCTTGCCAGCCAGCAATCCAGGCTTTTGTCCGGTGTCAATATGGCCATCCAGTATCTCCTGTCGGCTGACGCCAATCAGGATGCAGTTGATTTTGCTCTGCAGGAAATGGCCAAGGCTGCCCGGGCTGACAAGATTTTCCTTTATCACTATCAGGATGCAATGCTGGGCGACCGTGAAGTCTCATTGATCAGCGGTTTTGCCGGAGGGGAGATGGTTCTGCGTTTTCTTGATGGCGCTGAACCAGACATGCCCGAGTTGCCGTACCTTGAACGTTGGCACGGCCTGCTTTCGCAAGGAAAGTCGATTTCCGGACCCCGCTCGGCTTTTCCGGCGGAAGAACGCCATATACTGGATACCATGCGGGTGCGTTCGATGCTGCTGACTCCTATTTTTGAGGAAGGTAATCTATGGGGATTCGCCTGCCTCTGCGATATGAAACGGGAGCGTCCCTGGTCAGATGCTGAAACCTCAATGGTGATGACTGCGGCACGTGGACTGGGCAGCTTTATGGGACGACTCAAGCTGGAAGAGGAGCGTCTTGAAGCACGTAAGTCGCTTGAACTTGCCAATACGCAATGGCGTGAGACCTTTGATACGATTCCTGATATGGTCATGGTCCTGGATACCTCTCATCAGGTTGTGCATATCAACAAGGCCGCCAGAGAACGCTTGAGTATTGCTGAATCCGGCCCGAAAAGCCTGATCGGCCCCTGTTTTCAGCATGTGCATGGAGCAAGCCATCCCCTGCAGGGCTGCCCCCACAGCGCCCTGCTGAAAGACCATCAGCCCCATGAAACAGAGGTTCATATTCCACATATGAACAGCTATTTTCATATTACGGTCAACCCAACCTTTGATATGGACGGCAATCTGGCCGGTGCTGTCCATGTGGCCCGTGATGTTACCAAGCGGCGTGAAATGGAAGATCGTCTGCGGTATCTCAGCACCCATGACGAGATGACCAAGCTGTATAACCGCGCCTATTTTGAAGCCGAGGTTGAGCAGCTTGAAAAAGGGCGTGTGGCCCCGTTATCGGTGGTCATTGCTGATCTTGACGGGCTGAAAGAAGCTAATGACCGTTTTGGCCATGATGTCGGCGATGGCTTGATCAGGGCTGCTGCAGATCTGCTGCGTGAGATTTTCAGGGCCGGTGATGCCATTGCCAGGATAGGTGGTGATGAGTTTGCCGTAATCCTGAAAGGGGTGGGGGAAGAACTGCTTGCCATCATTATGGAGCGGGCGCGCCAGATGCTTGATGAAGGCGGTCATCGATCCGAACACGGCCTGAAGGTCCGCTTCTCTCTGGGCAGTGCCACAACCGGCTTTCCTGCTCGACTGCAGGATGCTATCAGAGAGGCTGATATGGCCATGTATGAAGACAAGAAGGCTCGCAAGCTGAAAGAAAACGAACTCTCAGAAATTGTCTGAACCGGGCTTTTCTCTATTCCCATGTTTGCTGCCTTCCGATAAAAATAGCGTAGACGTTCTTGACTTCACTGCCGTGCTGTACTAACGTCTGTAAAATTTATCTCCGCGAGGTAGCGAAGCCATGCCGCTCGAAAACCTTCCTGAAGGATTAACGTTTGATGATGTGCTGCTTGTTCCGGCCCACTCTCTTGTCCTGCCCCGTGATGTCAATCTGACCACACGCCTTTCACGCAACATTCCACTCAATATTCCGCTGGTAAGTGCTGCAATGGATACGGTTACCGAATCCCGTGCTGCGATTGCCATGGCCCGTGAAGGCGGGATCGGCATCATCCACAAGAACCTTTCCATTGAAGCCCAGGCCCATGAGGTGGATAAGGTCAAAAAGAGTGAATCCGGTATGATCGTTGACCCGATCACCATGCGCCCCACCCAGAAGATCCGGGAGGCGCTTGAAATGATGTCCCGCTATCGCATCTCAGGGGTTCCGATCACCAAGGCCAATGGCAAGCTGGTGGGAATTCTGACCAACCGTGACCTGCGTTTTGAAACCGATTATGATCTGCCGATTTCTGCCCGTATGACCAAACGCAACCTGGTAACGGTTCCGGTTGGTACCACACTGGAACAGGCCAAGGAACACCTGAAGCATACCAGGGTAGAAAAACTGCTGGTGGTTGATGATGCCCGTTTCCTGAAGGGGCTGATCACCATCAAGGATATTGAGAAGGTTAAAAAGTATCCGAATTCCTGCAAAGACAGCCTGGGACGTCTGCGGGTTGGTGCTGCAGTTGGCCCCACGGCCGAGATGGAGGCCCGTATGGAGGCCCTGATCAAGGCCGGCGTCGATGTGGTGGTTATTGATACTGCCCATGGTCACTCCCAGGGGGTGATTGATGCCGTGATCCGAGCCAAGTCTACTTTCCCGGGTGTCGAGATTATTGCCGGTAATATTGCCACTGCCGAGGCAGCAGCTGCCTTGATCAAGGCTGGCGCAGACGGCATCAAGGTGGGCATCGGGCCCGGCTCCATCTGTACCACCCGGGTTGTAGCCGGGGTGGGGGTGCCGCAGATCACTGCCATTATGGAGTGCTCTC includes these proteins:
- a CDS encoding CHASE domain-containing protein → MNPEPSGTAAEQRRRLHWSVPTVVLSGVMITMVLFGLVRQSELASFKTGLESDVALRTDTIINKINDSQLVVIALRSFFTASDEVTRKDFSDFTLPFLQERNEIKALSWNPRITNQQRKHFEDQEGSEQQREQFAITERDSKGGLIAAAVRDAYYPIHYIEPLADNRKALGFDVGSHPVRLAALGQARDTGKPTATERIMLVQDGQPRYSVLVFNPLYAAGMPVTTVAERRQALQGFTVVVLNMEKLLTAALGKTASIGLPFDLLDLSAPKERQLLHHWSARLNGNAAWFSSLIPDLPATTRKFAFCGREWALVMAPNQSYLARNYPLAYWLLLPAGFLLSILLGAYFRILTTQRQALEEQVLKRTSELRTSEARLKELNNNLEERVSERTNQLEAAMQALSVSKEQAETANRAKSIFLANMSHEIRTPLNAVLGFSQIVMRDPALSPDHRHNLQIVNRSGEQLLALVNDVIDVAKIEAGRVALEKTVFDLPALLDQLLEQFRPKAHAVSLQLMHESLGDMPRYITADAEKLRHILTNLLDNALKFTQEGGVSLRSRVCCREGQDWLEIEVQDSGQGISPEDRERIFNAFEQAEAGRIHQGGTGLGLTISRDYARLMGGDLSVTSSPGHGSCFHLVVPVIPVSGEPDLQQQERPNRIKRLRPGQPPCRILVVDDRDTNREILVKMLAPLGCTMLEAVNGQAGLEGFITHKPHLVLMDVVMPVMDGREAIRRIRALPDGKKVPIIAVSASVFEDQLQEVMEAGASAFLRKPLREEELYAKLLSLLPFEFEYVDERGAGDEAAAASPAELDHELAQLPQELCSRLIAAARGLDKTGLQEVIMLFAATAPGLAEQLRSLADSYRFDLIEELVAQRINVEDNAGGQHD
- a CDS encoding response regulator, translated to MTEQKGTVLIVDDTPANLQLLESILHAQGYAVRAAISGPMALKAIRIQSPDLILLDINMPEMNGFEVCRALKADPQFVGIPVIFVSAAVDTADKLRAFEEGGVDYVTKPFQPLEVLARVATHLELKRHRNHLEELVQDRTRELLLTQDAVIYGLGILAEYRDPETGLHIKRTQLYVKLLAEQLRHHASFQGYFDDTTIRLLYHSAPLHDIGKVGVPDHILLKPGKLTEAEFEQMKQHAVYGREVIDRIAAGMHDDSAASFLRLAGDCAYSHHECWNGTGYNGLSGDAIPVAGRLMALADIYDALTSKRVYKPAFSHERTVEIITEGDGRTVPEQFDPAVLQAFMDLQGSFKQISNAYRDEDTASHLSRSAASGLLSETDKNGACHA
- a CDS encoding hybrid sensor histidine kinase/response regulator, with protein sequence MPENRGTILVVDDTPANLQLLESILQEKGYQVRAAISGQMALKAVRHQPPDIILLDINMPEMNGFEVCRALKGDQQHAGIPVIFVSAAVDTADKLHAFEEGGVDYVTKPFQPLEVLARVETHLALARAKITLERQNSALEQALLERTRMQEQLLEAKERAEAADRIKSAFLATMSHELRTPLNSIIGFTGLLLQELAGPLNAEQAKQLGMVKNSAQHLLSLISDVLDISKIEAGQLTVVAEPFNLTEVIRSVVQTVRPLAEKKGLQLALELADDPVSITGDQRRVEQVLLNLLSNAVKFTEQGTVKVTSVREGNSCLTTVTDTGIGIQPEDLPALFRPFHQIDTGLSRRYEGTGLGLSICKKLVELMGGTILVESIPGAGSCFGFTLPVEGAAA
- a CDS encoding response regulator — its product is MSRKILYIEDNEQNLYLVSFLLEKHGYQVCSATDGPQGIAMAAAERPDLILLDIQLPKMDGHSVARALRSNPDLAAIPIVAVTSYAMAGDREKALEAGCSGYIEKPINPDTFRQQVEQHLPQQGVTE
- a CDS encoding ATP-binding protein, which translates into the protein MRRALIADDHSDNLYFLEVLLKGNGFDTVDTAENGGQALEMARKNRPDLVISDILMPVMDGYALCRELKADPYLKEVPFIFYTATFTTAKDEALALSLGADRFIFKPQEPDTLIQTIRQVLSESRPVVDIPAAEKTILKEYNEALFRKLEKKMADLEQANRDLQQREQELLAAREAADCANRAKMRFLRTMSHELRTPLNIILGALQLSELDQAYDARMTAEAKTALFSMLDMIDNILEASRLESPGANFVQEPLQLEQLATTVSRLFSNAAQSKGLALRLSLADDLQRRIVADGVHLQQILVHLVSNAIKFTEHGSVEVRLKQETGTSADQPLLKIEVQDTGIGIEPDQQQRIFDLFTQLDDSDSRPYGGIGLGLTLTKRLVELMGGTINLQSSVGAGTTITVRLPMAQLP